One genomic window of Corynebacterium pseudotuberculosis includes the following:
- a CDS encoding IS1/IS1595 family N-terminal zinc-binding domain-containing protein: MASHPYRNHCNVCGNLLKKNGKTSTGKTRYRCKGCGASSTATRSGTLHQRQMKDFITWLLGPTSRYNNDISRAQRRSMSWCWQVPVPQPEMLDNAYILVLDKGASFRPEHLLVAYNSSHVLGWKWVDKDNKIACMQVHDHFPQPSAAVIDGSQSTAQTIQSIWPGIPVRRCLSHIRKSVDQKTSQTPRTQPAIEIKELTDSLKNVYTSEQAKLWLARYARWEDRWKELLKHRTNVSKDNCSIDDYEWEWTHKELRTIRFMYRKLIKKEELFFPFSGSDIVAHNVFLSRRDSQLGETISTDITNLFSAHRGINHDHGCRMVEWYLNSKTESPFIPERIISHDHWR; encoded by the coding sequence ATGGCTTCACATCCATACCGGAATCACTGCAACGTCTGCGGCAATCTCCTAAAAAAGAACGGCAAAACGTCCACAGGAAAGACCCGGTACAGATGCAAGGGATGCGGAGCATCGTCGACAGCAACGCGATCAGGGACGCTGCATCAAAGACAGATGAAGGATTTTATAACGTGGCTTTTAGGCCCCACCTCGCGCTATAACAACGATATTTCGCGAGCTCAGCGTCGTTCAATGTCCTGGTGCTGGCAGGTTCCCGTCCCACAGCCAGAGATGTTAGACAACGCGTACATATTGGTATTGGATAAAGGAGCTTCTTTCCGCCCAGAGCACCTTCTCGTGGCATATAACAGCTCCCATGTACTGGGATGGAAATGGGTAGACAAAGACAATAAAATCGCATGTATGCAGGTGCATGACCATTTCCCGCAGCCAAGTGCCGCAGTTATTGACGGAAGTCAATCAACGGCTCAGACAATCCAATCCATATGGCCGGGGATACCAGTACGCCGATGCCTATCTCATATTAGAAAGAGCGTTGATCAAAAAACTTCACAAACACCCCGAACTCAGCCTGCTATAGAGATAAAAGAGCTAACCGATTCCCTTAAGAATGTTTATACGTCCGAACAGGCTAAGTTGTGGCTCGCTCGCTACGCCAGGTGGGAGGACAGATGGAAAGAACTGCTAAAACATCGCACCAATGTTTCTAAAGATAACTGCAGCATAGACGATTACGAATGGGAGTGGACGCATAAAGAGTTACGAACAATCCGCTTCATGTATAGAAAATTGATCAAAAAGGAAGAACTCTTCTTTCCTTTTTCCGGATCCGACATTGTTGCCCACAACGTATTTTTGTCTCGTCGCGATTCACAGTTGGGAGAGACCATCAGCACAGATATTACAAATCTTTTCAGTGCACACCGTGGTATCAACCACGATCATGGCTGCAGAATGGTGGAGTGGTATCTGAATAGTAAGACCGAGTCTCCTTTTATACCCGAGCGCATTATCAGCCATGATCACTGGAGATGA
- a CDS encoding type I-E CRISPR-associated protein Cas5/CasD, with translation MTSIIQRTYLAEAEFIVEVASDTHGELLRDALRAPKFSTYLGRKAFAPAFPFFLGATADVDVLHRIPACDLSGTKRDTARVQIHHRSAGLQTSAEHINVPAVQERSDWLEKTKALFT, from the coding sequence ATGACAAGCATTATCCAGCGTACCTACCTGGCAGAAGCTGAATTTATCGTCGAAGTAGCGTCAGATACGCATGGTGAGCTGTTGCGTGATGCGCTACGCGCACCGAAGTTCAGCACCTATCTAGGGCGGAAGGCTTTCGCGCCAGCATTCCCGTTCTTTTTAGGCGCCACTGCGGACGTCGATGTGCTTCATCGCATCCCTGCTTGCGATCTTTCTGGCACTAAACGCGATACTGCGCGGGTTCAGATCCATCATCGCAGTGCTGGTCTGCAGACCTCTGCGGAGCATATTAATGTACCTGCGGTGCAGGAACGTTCTGATTGGTTAGAAAAGACAAAAGCGCTGTTTACATAG